From the genome of Pan troglodytes isolate AG18354 chromosome 16, NHGRI_mPanTro3-v2.0_pri, whole genome shotgun sequence:
CCTTAGGGAAAAGTGCAGAATGCTGTTGTCTGAAGATTGTTGATGCAAGGTTGAGCAGTGGCTGAAGATCCTGcgcatgttttctttttatcccaGGTCACGTAGTCTTGTACTGTTTTGTGGAACTGGATCTTTAGAAGGTGGTTCTTTCAGAACTTCACAACAGACCGTAACTGGAAGACTGTGGGCTTAGTTTCTTATGGTTACTAGTAGTTAGTATGTGAATCTAGCTCAAGGTTGGAGAGATTTTCAGGATGGCTGTAGTTCAGTTGTCGTTGCTTATGCTAgttctttcatttcattcaggGGTATAGAAACTTTAGATTGtctgaaaatgttattttcaggAGTTTTCCCATTGGGAGACAAGGAAATGGGGATGGAGTTGAAGTCAGGTGAGGGTGAGGAGAATAGCACCATTGCCCTGACCCCTGGCTTTTGGGTTATTGTGCTGCAAGCATCAGGTGACTGAAAAAGCAAACATGAAAGTACAGattcagagaggggaagtgactcGACCCAGGCACCCTGCACAGGAACATGTGTCATCATGGTTTCAGCTCCGGATGGTGCGATCACAGTGTGTTCTCAGGCCCTTGTTAGGATTCTTAGCACAATAGTTGTTTCTGCTTGGTGGGTTTGTTGATTGAGAGGGCCTCAGAAGCATTTATATTCACAGTATCCCACGTGCCTTACTAACTCAACTTTATATTACATAGACAGCTACTTTAAAATTGTCTTGGtacatgtattttgaaatttatatgaaCAGCTTTATTTACATTATCCATTATACTCTAttaaagaatatatgtatattttaattatactttattatACTCATTCAACTTTCATTGTTTTCTCCAACCTTTTTTACCACCTCAGTGGAAATGGAAATGAGAGTACCTGTTATAGcctgaaaagcagaggaaaaaaagtgtAACTCTTTTTAAGGTTTTTCGTCATGTTTAACTCATGTGTTATTCCCAGATTTTTCTCCGATGTTCATACTGTCTCTTGAAACCAGTCTTCCTTTTTTTCAGCACTATTGTGGCCTGTGTATAATTGGTACTTGTCTTTCAGATTTGTATTCTGTAAACAGGCTTTGACAGGGCAAATTTAAACTGTTGTAAAGATTGCCTATTCATTTCTAATACATGTTTTGTGGTAGAATTGAATTGCTAATTGTGTGAAGGGTTTTTGAAAATGAGGGACAAACAAAATGAGAACTTATGAATAGTAGCAAAAATAGTAGTAAAAAAAATATACAAGAGGAATAAGACCACCgtgctttcttttttcacttcTGAACTAGTCAATAGCTTTGTATTCTGGTGATAATTAACAAGGTTTctatacatacacaaaaatgagGGGTAGTGAGATATAGATGATGATATAGAGAATGAAGATGGGAAAAAATCCTCTTGGTATTAATACATATGGTATAGGTACAGAGTGTTCCTTTATGTATATGATTTGAAAAGGGTGAGGGAGCTCCAAAATAAGATAAGGAAGTTGGTAGACTACATGTTTTGTTAATTCTTATGTCAGAGTGCCTTCTCCTGGTGTGGATGCATTTCTAAGATGAATAGttaatttgttcttgtttctttttcaaagtcTCTTTGAGCAAATGACAAATTGAGATGTCCTGGCTTTAAGGAGAGACCATTGACATTTGCCTAATGCCTTCTCTTGTCTTAGGCTTTGCCTTGTATTAAAGAAGTATATGACTGGATGTGACTAAAATGGTCTGGGAGGAGGGTTAGtattctgttttctaaaatggATTCTGGGATTGTTATGTGCAATTGGTGCTTTAGGATGGGAGAAAATCACCTAAGTGTAACTTCAGAGTGTGAGAAAGTGTGACCTGTCAACTGTTTTGGTTGGGTTTTCTGATGTTGGAGTggtttgtttcttaaattttgcTCTCAGGTTTGGGGTGGTAGTGAAGTTACTCTGaaaattcataatttttctataattagTAACAGCATCCCAGGAGTTTCAGAGggaaatgcctttaaaaaaaaaaagagatgtgacAGCACGCTGCCATGCCGACGCAGACCCCGCTCTGCACGCCAGCTCGCCCGCACCCCCCATGGCCACAGTTAAGCAGCTGGAAGGAAGATGGCGCCTGGTGGACAGCAGAGGCTTTGATGAATATGTGAAGGAGCTAGGAATGGGAATAGCTTTGCGAAAAATGGACACAATAGCCAAGCCAGATTGTATCATCACTTGTGATGGCAAAAACCTCACCATAAAAACCGAGAGCACTTTGAAAACAACACAGTTTTCTTGTACCCTGGCAGAGAAGTTTGAAGAAACCACAGCTGATGGCAGAAAAACTCAGACTGTGTGCAGCTTTACAGATGGTGCATTGGTTCAGCGTCAGGAGTGGGATGGGAAGGAAAACacaataagaagaaaattgaaagatGGGAAATTAGTGGTGGACTGTGTCATGAACAGTGTCACCTGTACTTGGATCTatgaaaaagtagaataaaaattcCATCATCACTTTGGACAGGAGTTAACTAAGAGAATGACCAAGCTCAGTTCAATGAGCAAATCTCCAtaccgtttcttttttttttttattactgtgttCAATTATCTTTATCCCAAACATTTTACATACAGCTATTTCAAAGTGTGTTGGATTAATTAGGATCATCTCTTtggttaataaataaatgtgtttgtgCTAATAAAAAAATGAGATGTGTATATTGatgattatcttttaaaaaataatgggagGTTTATGAGAGAGCTGGTGCACTTAAAGCCTCGTGGTTCAGTACGCATAACCCCTAGAGCTCAGTTTTCATGGATCAAGTCAGATTTGTAAATAGAAGAATAATGAGTCAGTATGGTAAATGTCAATGGGAAGATTCGAACGAAGTGAGATGGGAGCACAGAAGGATGGAGCAACTATATTTGCTTTGAGGAGTCGAGGAGGGAAGGACATTCTAAAATTTTGAGAGCATTAAAGAATAGGTTACTGTTTTATAATTGTAGAGTTTATTGTACTATGTATTTGCATAAATGGACACATAATATTTAGTTAAATACCTCTATTCATTGTGCAGTTTATGTTTAGCACTGTGCCAGGTTCTTGGGGaaggagttaaaaaataaaagatgtcctGTTTCAGTACTTTCTTGGGAGTGGGGCTACTTTGTGAACAGCTTGAGTAACATTTTGTTCAAGACTCAGTTGTGGGTAGCCAGGTACTGTGGTGGACTGGTGCTTTTGTTAATTCTGGTTTTTTTCCTCCCTGCTGGTAAGCCACTTTAGAAATGATCAGTTTCATTAATGTAAAGTCATATTTTATACCTCTACGCACTAATTCCCGTGGACATGACTGGTAGCTACAATAATTTTTGGGACTCCAGTGGTCAATGAATGTCTCAGGTACTTAATTTCTTCCATGGCTAACTAGTTTTTAGTGGGCAAAAGGAAATTTGAGAGAAGCTGCATAATTTGCTTTAACTTGCAGGGTGTGTTAAGTATTGAATCACATCTATTACGATTATGGAATTTTGGTGTGTGTTTGAATGTCAGAGATAGTGTTAAGGTCAGAATTCTGCTGAAAACTGACCCATCTGAAAACCAGTatgttcactccattccactcttcaGCAAGGCCATAGTTTCCCTATCGTGGttcatttctccttttccctGCCCATTAAAAGGTAGCAAATTTTGGGGGTTCTTACACATTTGGGATTCTTAAAATCATTCTGTAATGTGTAAGCTCAGCTGTCCACAAATGATTATAGCATTGACATTTGTTATTTGGTGGCGTTTGATATATTAGAGTAATATAAATGTGTTAAGCTCCAAAATGAAATACGGGATTTTTATTCACTAGTTTGTCtttgtttcattcctttccaaaagaaaattaatgctTAACTTGAACAGCTGATTTTTTGCATTGTTTCCCTTAAAAGCTTGCTAGCATAGGAACAAAAGGTaacttttttctttgccttttattgttttctgattgtttgatATTAAGTTTTGGATTgatattagaaatattaatagTTTATCCTAGGCAGGAGCCAGCTTCCTTTAATATGTGCCAGATGAGCTTCCAGTAGTTTTTAGACTTTGAGATTTTAGAAACCTCATTTTCAGGGATGGGTGACTTCActgctttttctttgtcttaattTAAAATTGGTATGTATGACCAAAGGAATCTTTCTCGTATTTGCTGGTCCTTTTTGGTAGAATTGAAATAGCATATGAGCAATGGGCGtttaagttagaaaatattcgtttatgtaaaaattaaccaGAAATTACTGGAATGTAGTATTGGTCAAG
Proteins encoded in this window:
- the LOC129137162 gene encoding fatty acid-binding protein 5-like; the protein is MPLKKKRDVTARCHADADPALHASSPAPPMATVKQLEGRWRLVDSRGFDEYVKELGMGIALRKMDTIAKPDCIITCDGKNLTIKTESTLKTTQFSCTLAEKFEETTADGRKTQTVCSFTDGALVQRQEWDGKENTIRRKLKDGKLVVDCVMNSVTCTWIYEKVE